The segment TTCGCGGATTGTGGCGGGTACGTGGGCCTGCAGGCCGGCGACAACGTCTGGGTCGAGCTCGGGCTCACGCTCGGGCTGGACCTGCTCGCGACGGACTACGACGTGAACGTGCCGGTGGCGCTGCGCACGAGTGCGGGCTTCCGCTTCTGACGCTCAGCGGTCGAGGTACACCTTCTGCAGATTGTCCTGACCGGCGAACACGTCGACGTCGAACCGCGACTCGCGGTTGAGCACCGGATTCGTCACGCGCACGTGGTGCACGCCGACGGACAGCGTGTGCTTCACCAGCGCGGAGGTCTGCCCGAGCGACTGGCCGTCGACCTCGACTTCGCCCCACGGCTGGATGCGCAGGCTCAACGTTCCCGACGCCTGCGCCTTGGCTGGCTCGACGGACACCACCGGCACCGGCGCGAGCTTCACGGGCTCGGGATCGGGCTTCGGCTCGGGCGCCTTGTCGGGAATGGGCGGCGTGGTGCTCGCGCTCGAGGCGACCGGCGGCTTTCCCGGGCGCGCCTTCACCGGCTGCTTTCGCGAGTGCGGCGTGGGCTTGGTCGGCTCGGGCCGCGCCACGACGGCCACCGGCGTCGGCGTGGGCTTGGGATCGGCCGGCGGCTGAACCACGGTTGCCGGGGCAGGCTGGTGCTTCGGCGGCTCGACGACGGCGATTGGCGCTGGCGTCACCACCGGCTTCGACGCGAACCAGCCGCCCGCTGCGGCTGCGGGAATCGCCAGCGCGAGCAAGAACAGCGGCGCGCGCGAGGGCCGGATGGCGCGCGCCGCGGACACGTCGGAGAGCTCCGATCGCGACTCGGGCTGCATCGTGGCCGTCACATTTCGTGGCGCAGGCAGCGCTTCGAGTCCAGGCAAGCTCAGCTTCGACACCGGCCGCGGCGTGTACAGCCCGCGCAGCAGCTCCGAGAGCTCCTGCGGCCCGGTCGTGCCCAGGTAGCGCAGCGCGCCGAGCTGCTTCTCGGCCTCCGATGCATTGCGGAAACGATCCTTCGGATCGCGCGCGAGCAGCCGCAACACGAGCGCATCCAGCTCGGGCGGCACGTCGGGGCGCAGCAGCGAGGGGGGCGCGACGACCGCGTCCTGCACCTTTCGGAGGACCTCCGGATCCGTGGCGCCATCGAAGAGCGGCGCGCCTGTGAGCAGCTCGTGCAGCACCGCACCGAGCGCGAAGAGATCGCTCCGGCCATCGAGCGGGTAGCCCATGGCCTGCTCGGGCGACATGTAGCCGAACTTGCCCAGGAGCCCGCCCGTGACGGTGAGCTGGCTGCGTCCCGTGGCCTTGGCGATGCCGAAGTCGACCAGCCGCACTTCGCCGTCGTAGCCGAGGAGCACGTTCTGCGGCGAGACGTCGCGGTGGATGATGCCCAGCGGCGTGCCGTCGGGCGCGGTCTTGCGGTGCGCGTAGTCCAGCCCGCGCGCGACCTCATGCGCCACCAGCACCGCCAGCGGCACGGGACAGAGCGTCGACCGCTCGCGCAGCGCGCGCTGCACCTCGCGCAGGTTGAGCCCGTCCACGAGCTCCATGGCGAGGAAGTAGTCGCGGCCCACCTGGCCTGCCTCGAACACCGGCACGATGTTGCCGTGGCAGAGCTGCACCACCAGCCGCGCCTCGTCGAGGAAGCGGGCGACGAACCCCGGATCATCCGCGAGGGTGGGCAGGAGCCGCTTGATGGCGAGGCGCTTCTCCACGCCGGCCACGCCCGGGCCCGTCGCAAGGAACACCTCTCCCATGCCGCCACGGCCTAGGAGGGCGTGCAGCGTGTAGCGACCGAAGGGCTGTCCCGGGTCGAACGTCTCCATGGGGATTGCCGGCCGGGCTTGTTCTAGCACCACCCAGGTGTCGACGAGGGGGGCCGGCGTTCGATTCACCCCCATGTGACAAACGCCCCCAGGCCGAACGCCCAAGGTCATTCCTCGGCCGACCGAGCGCAACCCCTTGACCCATCGGGCCTTGGGCCGTGGCCCCAAACGCCCGAGCGCACTAGACTGCGCCGAATGCGGTCGAGCTCCCGACGCGTCCAGCTGGCAGTGCTGGCCTCCGTGCTCTTGCACGGCGCGCTCGCGGTGTTTGTGTTGACCCGCAAACCCACGCCGCCTCCCAAGTGGGAGAACGCGCCGCTGGTCATCGAGATCCGCGAGAAGCGGGCGGAAAAGAAGCCGCCGCCGCCCGCGCCCCTGAAGCCGACGGAGCCGCCGAAGAAGCTCTCGAAGTCGAACAAGTCGCCGCTGCCGAAGGCGGGCAGCCACACACCGCAGCCTCCGCAGCTCGCCGAGAAGCCGAGCGCGCCGCCGTCTGCGGCATCGCCGGGTGCGCCCGAGGTGCCGAGCGCTGCGCCGGCCGTGAAGGCGCCCAACCTCGCCGATGCGGCCACGCGCTCGGCCGACCGGGTGGCCCAGAACTCGCTCGCGCTGGAGCCGCCCAAGCTGCCGCCGCCTCCCGAGGATCGCTCGGTCCAGGCGCCGTTCGTCATCGACAACCCCAACGAGCGCGTGGCGTCGATGCTGCGCGAGCCGCTCGGTCGCGATCGCGTCGAGCGCGGAATGTACGACCCGTACTTCCACCAGATGGGCGAGGCCATGTCGAAGCAGTGGCAGGCCGAGAAGAAGGTCGACGAGAAGGGCCTCAAGGGCTTCCTCGACGAGGCCGCGCGCGGGCTCGCGGTGGGCGCGCAGCAGTGGATGCTGGCGTGGCAGGCCGCCGCCGAGCAGTACGGCAAGACCGGCAATCCCGGCGACATCGACGGCCCCTACGACATCGACGGGCGCCTCAAGGAGCACATCCCGCCCGGCGTGACCCAGACGATGCCCAACCAGCTCTCGTCCTCGCGCATCGCGCTCGTGCGCATCACGCAAGGGCTGAACGGCAAGCTCCTGCACGTGGAGCTGGTGCAGCCGTCGATCGATCCCGCCATGGACGCCGAGGTGATGCGCGAGCTCAAGCTCGGCGAGATGGTGCTGCCCGTGCCGCCCACGAAGGGCATGGGCATCCACGATCCCATTCGCAGCATCTGGGCGTTTCAGCTCACCGTCAGCATCGCGCCGCCCGCGCCCATGATCAGCGGCTCGTTCGATATCGAGGCGCTCTTCGACAAGAAGACCCGCGAGGAGATGGGCGGGAGCCTGGTGGATGTGCGGCTGCCGCTGTCGAGGCGGATCTCGAAGCGGGTGGATCTCGTTTCGGTCGAGTAATTCCGACGACGTAACGGTTCTGTGAATCCCTACGGACAGAACGGCGCGTCGAACGTGCCCGAGAGCTCCGTGAACTGCTGGTTCTGGTCCGGAACGGTCGCCTGGAACGAGCCCTGGACCTCCTGATCACTGGAGACGGTGAGGTTGAGGTTGCCGTCGCTGGCCTCGAAGACGGCGCTCTGGCCGCCGTCCGGGTACGCGATTCCCCAGCCGAGGCCGGCCGCGTACCCGCTCGCCGGCACCTGCGTCACGAGTTGATACGAGCCCACCGGCGGCGGACTGCTCACGCCGGTGCCGTAGACCTTGATGATGATGAATTCGAACTCGCCCGGCGCCCGCGCGCCATGCAGCGCCTCCAGCGCGCCGCACGACATGCCGGTGTTGGTGATGTCCACTTCGTAACCCACCTCCGCCGCCGTCTGGGAATCGAAGAGGTGCAGCTCGAACGCGCCGGCGTCGCCGAACGCGTTGGGGCCGGAGAGCGTGACCGCACCCGGGCCGCCATCGCCCGCCGCGCCTGCGTCGAGTCCGCCATCGCCGACGGTGGTGTTGTTGAGCTCGCAGCCGGCGAAGGCGAGCAAGATGCAAACGGCGAGCTTCTTCTTCATCGTTCCGCTCCGAGCCCGATCAGGCAGTCGACCGGGAACGCATTCTCAGGAAACCGCGATTGCGCTACAAGCACCACGCGCATGGACCGCCGCCTGCTCATGGCTCTGACGCTCGCCGCTGGGTGCACCAGCGCGCCTACCGTCATCACGCCGCCGCCCCCGCCCGCGGGCATCGACGCGACCATTCTCGATCGCTCGGCGGATCCTTGCGCGGATTTCTATCAATTTGCTTGCGGCGGCTGGCTCGCGCGCACCGAGATTCCGCCCGATCGGCCGACGTGGAGCCGCGGCTTCTCCGAGATCCAGGAGCGCAACCTCGCCATCGAGAAGCAGATCCTCGAGGACTACGCCGCTGGCCAGAAGCTCGACGACGTGCCCGAGGCCAAGAAGCTCGGCGACTACTTCGCGGCGTGTATGGACGAGCAGGCCGTGGAGAAGGCCAACCTCGCGCCGCTGGAGACGGAGCTCGCGCGCCTGCGCGTGCGCGACGCCGCGTCGCTCGAGCAAGCGGTGGCCCGGCTGCAGAACGACGGCATCCGCGCGCTCTTCACGCTCGGTGAAGACCAGGACGCGCGCGACGCCACGCAGGTCGTCGCCACGCTCGGCCAGGGCGGCATGGGCCTGCCCGATCGCGACTACTACCTGCGCGACGATCCCAAGACCCAGCGCACCCGCGACGCGTACCTCGCGCACGTGCAGAAGATGCTCGAGCTCTCGGGCGTGGCACCGGCCGACGCGCAGACCCAGGCGCGAAGCATCTTCCACCTCGAGAAGGAGCTGGCCACGGCCGCGCTCTCGCGCGTGGACCGCCGCGATCCGCAGAAGACGTATCACCGCCTCGAGCTCGCCGGGCTCACCCAGCTCGCGCCGCACTTCGACTGGGCCGCGCTCTTCGTCGATTTGGGCCATCCGGGGCTGAAGGCGATCAACGTCAGCGAGCCGGAGTTCTTCAAGGAGCTCGACGCGCTCGTGCAGGCCACGCCGCCCGCAGATTGGAACGCGTACCTGCGCTGGCACCTCTTGAACGCCGCGGCGCCCGCGCTGCCCGCGCGCTTCGTGGACGAGGACTTCGCCTTCACGCGCGAGCTCACCGGCGCGCCGCAGAACCTGCCGCGCTGGAAGCGCTGCGTGGCGTCGACGGACAAGAACCTCGGCTTCGCGCTCGCCCACGCGTACGTGAAGCGCGTGTTCCCGCCCGAGAGCCGCCAGGTCGCGACGGACCTGGTGAAGGAGATCGAGAGCGGCTTCGGCAGCAACCTCGACGGCCTGGCGTGGATGGACGCGGCGACCAAGCAGAAGGCGCAAGCGAAGCTGAGCGCCGTCGCGAACCAGGTGGGCTACCCCGAGACCTGGCGCAGCTACGACGCGCTCGAGATCCAGCGCGACGCCTACCTGCGCGACGTCTTCGCGGGGCGCGCGTTCGACTTGCAGTACGAGCTCGACAAGGTGGGCAGGCCCGTGGACAAGGCCGAGTGGCACATGACGCCGCCCACGGTGAACGCCTACTACTCCGATTCACTTAACCAAATGGTTTTCCTCGCCGGCATCCTCCAGCCGCCGTTCTTCGGCCGCGAGAGCGCCGCGCCCGTGAACTACGGCGGCATCGGCATGGTCGTCGGCCACGAGCTCACCCACGGCTTCGACGACAAGGGCCGCCAGTTCGACGCGAGCGGCAACCTCGCCGACTGGTGGAGCCCCGAGGCCGGCAAGGCCTTCACCGAGCGCGCGAGCTGCGTACAGAAGCAGTTCGACGGCTACGTGGCCGTGGACGACGTGCACGTGAACGGCGCCCTCACCCTCGGCGAGAACATCGCGGACCTCGGTGGCATGAAGCTCTCGTTCGCGGCGATGCAGGCCCGCGAAGCCAAGACACCAAGCGCCGCTGCCGAGTTCACGCCTGAGCAGGCGTTCTTCCTTGGCCAGGCGCAGGCGTGGTGCCGCAAGGATCGCGAGCCGTACGCGCGCTTGCTGGCGACGATCGATCCGCACTCGCCCGCGAAGTGGCGCGTGGTGGGGCCGATGTCGAACCTGCCGCAGTTCGCTGCGGCCTGGCATTGCCCGGCGACGGCGCAGATGGTGCGTCCGGCCGAGACGCGCTGCGAGGTGTGGTGATGCACGTGCGCGTGCTGCTGGCGTTGGCGCTGATCGGCGGGTGCTCGACGTCGAAGCCTGCGCCGCAGCCGACGACGCCGGTGGAGCAGGGGCCCGCGCCGCTCGACGAGCTCGACAAGGCACATCGGGCCGACGCGGCCGGCGATCTCGCGGGCGCGCGGACGCACCTCGAGACCGCCATCAAGTGGGCGCCGAACCTGGGCATCGCGCACGTGGATCTCGCGGACGTGCTCATGCGGTCGGGCGATGAAGGTCCGGCGCTCGCGGCGGCGATCGATTCGGGCAAGAGGCTCGAGCCGACGAATCCGCGGCTCTGGCGCATCGCGGGCATGTACGCCGAGGACCAGGGTGACGCCGCGAATGCGATCTCCGCCTACGAGACCGCGTTGCGCTTCCAGCCCGGCGATCTCAAGTCGCGCTTCCGGCTTGCAGGGCTCTACGCGGGCGCGGGCAAGGTGAACGAGAGCATCTCCGCGTACCAGGCTGTGCTCGCGCAGGACGCAGCCGATCGCCGCGCGCGGCTGTCGCTGGCCGACGAGCTCATCAAGGCGCGCGATCTCTCTGGCGCCGAAGCCCAGCTGACCTTGCTGACGCAGCAGGATCCGAAGAACGCGCTCTACCAGCAGAAGTTGCAGGCGCTCCTGGTCCAGGAAGGCAAGGTCGCGCCGGAGAAGAACAACCGCAACCTGCGTCCGCTGCGGAAGAGCAAGCGCTGAGAGGGCGTCTGCCGCTAGACTCTCGGCAGGCATGTCCTTCGACCTCGACCGACTCCTGCCGGCCGCGCCCACGAGCCCGCTCGACGAAACCGGCGCCCCGCGAATTGGCGCCTACGCGGGCTCCATGGAGCACGTGGACCTCGGCCCGCTCCGCGGCACCGGCCTGCGCGGCCGGCTGCGCCAGATCACCCGCGAGAAGCGCTGGACGTTCGTGATGCTGACCAGTCGCGACGTGGTCTGCTGCTTCGCGATCGTCGACCTCACCTACGCCGCCAACTGCTTCATCTTCGCGGCCGATCGCCACGACAAGAAGATGATCGTGGAGAAGAGCTTCCTCGGCCTGCCGGGCGTGAGCGCGCACGTGGCCGAGCGCCCCGGCGTGGGCGCGCGCGCGAGCTTCTCCGCCAAGGGCGCGGAGCTGCACGTCGAACGCGTGGGCGCGAAGTACCTGGGCACGGCGCGCGTCGACGACGGCAAGCTCAGCCTGAATTTCACGCTCGACACGCAGCCCGCCGCGCCCGCGGTGACGCTCATCGTCCCCGTGGCCGGCGGCATCTTGAATTGCACCCAGAAGTGGTCGGCGCTTCCGGCGCACGGCTCGCTCGTGGTCGGCGAGCGGCGCTACGACCTCGACGGCGGCTTCGGCGGCATGGACTACACGTACGGCCTGCTCGCGCGGGAGACGATCTGGCGCTGGGGCTTCGCGAGCGGCCTGGCGACCGACGGCACGCCCGTGGGCTTCAACGTGGGCGAGGGCATCAACAGCGCCGTTCCCGGCGAGAACGCGCTCTGGTTCGGCAACCAGCCCTGCTACCTGCCCGACGTGCGCTTCACCTTCGATCGCCAGAACCCGCTCGAGCCCTGGCGCATCCAGAGCGACGACGGAAGCGTGGACCTGCGCTTCACCGGCGCCGGCTTCCACCGCGAGGCGCGCAACCTGGTCGTCGCCGCCAGCAAGTTCGTCCAGGTGGCGGGCGAGTTCTCGGGCAAGCTCCGCGGTCGCGGCGGCAAGGTCGTCGAGGTGCAGGGACTTCCGGGAGTGGTCGAAGATCAGTTCGTCCGCTGGTAGGAGGCGGCGCGCGGGTGTGAGATCGTCGAGCGCGCTGTTGCTGGGCCAGGAGCAATGCACCTCACCGAAGACAACTACAAGCAGCTGCTCGCCGGCGAGGAGTTCCCCGGCTCGGAGGAGCTCGCCAAGCACCTCGAGTCGCCGTGCCCCGCGTGCGAGGCGTTCCTCGGCGAGCGCCGGCCGCAGAGCGTGCTCAAGCCGCTCCTGCTCACCCAGACCGTGCCCCCGAGCGCGCCTGCGGTGGCGACCAATCGGACGCCTGCGCGTCTGGTCTCGTGGCACCGCGCCGAGAACCTGGCGCTGATGCTCACCGACATCAAGGGCTTCACCGAGCGCACCAGCCGCAAGACGCGCGCTGAGGTCGAGCGGCTCCTGCAAATCCACGAGGCGCTGATGCTGCCCGTGTTCCGCGCCTTCAACGGCGTGGTGCGCAAGAGCATCGGCGACGCCTATCTCGTGACTTTCGAGTCGCCCACCAACGCGGTGCTCTGCGGCGCGGCGATTCAGGACCGGCTCTTCACCTTCAACCAGGCCGCGCCCGAGCCCGACCGCATGGAAGTGCGCGTGGTGCTCAACGCCGGCGAGGTGCGCGCCGAGCCGCGCGACGTCTTTGGCGAGCCGGTGCACATCGCCCAGCGCGTGGAAGAGGTCGCGGAGGCGAACGAGGTCACTCTCACCGAGGCCATGTTCCTGGTGATGAACAAGGCCGAGGTGCCCTCGGTGGAGCTGGGGCAGTTCGAGCTCCGCGGTATTAACGAAAAGGTAAAGCTCTTCAAGATCCCGCGCGGCGGGCGCACCGCGAATGGCGCGTCGCCGAATCCGAACCACGCGACCCTGCCGTTCGGCGGCCTCGGCCTGCAGCGCGCGGGCAAGCTCCCCGAAACCGACCTCGCGACGATCGAGCGCGCCCTCGTCGCCCGCCAGAGCCGCCGCGCGCTGGTGGCCCAGGCCCAGCGCTTCCTGCGCAGCCCGGAGGGCATCAAGGTCACCGCGGCCGTGGCGGGCGTGCTGTTGCTGGGCATCGTGGGCGTCAGCGTGAAAATGGCCATGAAGCCCAAGGTCGAGCGCGCCCTCGACGCCGGGAAGATGGCCGAAGCGCGCGAGCTCGTCGCCCTCATGCCCAAGGGCCCGGACAAGACCTACTGGCAGGCCCGCCTCGACGAGAAGGACGACGCCGGCCGCGCCATCCACGGCTACGTCACCGCCGCGCACGACAACGCCGAGTGGGTGAAGCCCTCCATCGAGCGGCTGGGGCTCATCGCCAAGGGCGGCAACTGCGAGATCAAGGTTCGCGTTGCCGACGCGCTGGGCGAGCTGGGCGAATCCGCTGGCCGCTCCGTGCTCGAGGACCTCAGCAAAGAACAGCCCGAGAAGGACGACTCCTTCCTCGGCCGCCTCCGCGACCCGTGCGATCCCGCGAAGCACGCCGAGAAGGCCCTCGAGAAGATCACCCACTGACCCACCCGATTTCGCGTGTGGCCCCCACACGCCTTTGGCAAGCTCATCGCGATGCTCGGCAGCCTCCTCGCGCTGGCCCTCACTGCTGCGCCGCAGGTCCGGCAGGTGGTGATCTACCCGCTGCGCCACCCCGATGGCCGCGACGCCCAGGCGGCGGCGCTGCAGCGGCTGGTGGAGACGAGCCTCACTGCGCGCGGGGTCGTGCTCGGGACGGGCGGCAACGACGGCTTCGCCGCCTGCAACAGCGCCACCTGCCTCAACTCGCGCACCCAGGCCCGGCCTGGTGAGGCGGCGGTGGTGGCGAGCTGGACGTCGTTCGGCGCGTCGTCGGTGCTCACCCTGGTCGTTGTGGATGACCGCGAAGGCCACCAGGCGTTCGAGCTCGCGGCGCCGGCGGCCAGCGACTTCGAGCTGCCGTTGATCGTCAACAGTCTCGCCACCCAGCTCGGCGACAAGCTCGACCTGCCGCCGCCAGGCGAAGTGCGTCACCCCGAGGCGGACCACCTCACGTTCGGGCTCTCGCTGAAGGTCGGCAACACCATCGGCGCCACGCAGTCCACGAGCAAGTTCTCGGGGTTGAACCTGAACTTCGCGCTCGAGGGCGACTACCTGGCCGCGCCCGAGTTCTGGCCATTCGTGGATCTCTCCGTCGTGCTCGCGCGCGCCACGAACGGCCAGCGCGTACAGCTGGTGCCTTTCCTGCTCGGCGCCAAGTACGTCTTCCGAAAAGGCCACGACCTGCGGCCGTTCCTGGGCATGGCGCTCGGGTTGAGCTTCCTCGCTCAGAACCCCGACGCCGACACCGGCACCTCGAGCACCTTCGAGGTCAACGGCGTCGGTGGCGTGAACTGGTCGCTCTTCGACGAGCTCGCGCTCGTCGCCGAAGCGAAGGCCAACTTGAACGGCCTGGAAGCGAGCGGGAGCTCGGGCCTGGTGGCCGCCATGCAATTCAACTTCGGCGCCCTGGTGCTGTTCTAATGCGGCCCATGCGAACCCAGCTCTCGCTCGTGCTCGGCTTTGCCCTCGCGGCCTGCACCAAGGAGCCGCCGCCGGCGCCGCCGGGTCGGCCCATCGACGTGTGCGCGGGCGTGTCCAACCAGGTCGACTGCGGCATCAAGCCCGAAGGTCCGCTGCCCGAGGGCTTCGACGCCGCTGCCAACTGCTACACCGTGGGCAACCAGCAGTTTCACTGCGGGCTCTTTGAAGCCGCGGCCGGCTCGTTCCAGCGCGCCACGCAGATGAAGCCCGACGCGCGCTACTTCCACGCCTACGGCGACGCGCTCTACCTCCAGGAGAAGTGGCAGTCGGCGCACGAGGCGTTCCGCAAGGCCGTGGAGCTCGACCCGAAGAAGCGCGAGAGCTGGGCACGCGTGGCCGAGATTGGCGTGCGCCTGCACCTGCTCGACGAGGTGCACGACGCCGCGCAGAAGGCGCTCGCGATCGATCCCAGCAAGCCCGACGTGATGCGCGCGGAGGCCGAGGCGTACGCGGCGGACTCGCAGTTCGACAAGGCGATCGATGAGCTCCACGCCGCCGAGAAGCTTGGGACGTCGCAGAACAAGCTCGAGTGTGCGCAGCAGGAAGTGGAGATCGCGTCGCTGAAGCTCAAGCGCCTGCAGAAGGACGGGGGGACCGATGATCGAATTGCGGATGCCCAGGAGCAGGTCGCGGATGCGCTGGAGCGAGAGCTCAGCTTTGGCGACGGAAAGATCGCCGAGCAGGGCATCTATCGCTCGCTCGCCGATGCCCGGCTCGCCGCAGGACAGTTCGACAAGGCGGAAGCGGCGCTGCTCAAGTCGTCGGAGATGAACCCCAAGGACTTCATCAGCGCGCGCATGGTGGGCATGATCCGGGAGCAGCGCCACGACACCGCAGGCGCGCGCCAGGCGCTGCAAGCGTCGCTGAAAGTCGAGCCCAAGCAGGCCATGCCGTACATCGTCCTGGGCCGCATCGACGCAGCCGCGGGCGACATGCCCTCAGCCAAGAAGGACTTCGACGAGGCGCTGAAGAACGAAGACGGCAAGGACGCCCTCGAAACGCGCCAGCTCGCCGAGCTCGCCACGAAGGTCGGCGCGAAGGACAAGGCCGAGGCGCTCTACAAGTCACTCGACGAAGATCCCGATCAGTCCGCGCGCGTGGATTTCTGGCTCGATCAGGCCGCGGCGTCGAACGCGCTGGGCCACGCGGATGACGTGAAGAAGGCGTGCAAGCGCGCGCACGCGCTCGTCGAGACCGAGACCTGTCCGCCCAAGCCCGACGCTAGCCAGCACCGGTGATCGTCGCGGCCAGCACCTCGCCCACGCTCACCGCGTTGATGCCGTGGACCACCGCGAGCCGCACGGGATCGAAGAGCAGGGCGGCCAGGTACCACGCCGGCGCGTAGTCGAGCCGCACCAGGCCGCGCACGTTGATGCCCGTGGCGCCGTAGTCCCACGGGCAGCGTCCGAGCACACGCCGCAAGATCGACCCGCTCGCAAACTCCATCGCGTAGATGACCGCCACGTACAGCGCCGCGCGCGCGGGCCACGACACCGCCGACATGTGCGTGCCGAGCTGATCCAGCGCGAGCATGCCCAGCCCGTAGATGGGGTGCATCCACAGGTAGGTGCGCGCGGTGGCAGCGCGGTCGCGGGCGAGCACCGCGCTCGCCCCGGTGAAGAGCACCTCCACCACCCAGCCCAGCAAGCCGTAGATGAAGAACCTCGCCAGCACGCCCGACCCCGCATCGCCGTCCGAAAAAAACCTAGGTACTCGCCTTCGCACCCGGGAAGCGGGCGATGCACCTCGCCTTCATCCAGCGGTCAGAACAGGCGTCGCGAAGCGGATGGCTCGGTTTGACACCCCCGGGATCGCCCGCTAGCTTGCCGCCGATTTTCATCCTTTCGACGGGAGCGCGGAGTGTCCGGACTGGGCGGCAAGCGTGTGGTGGTGATGGGCGGCGCTGGCTTCCTGGGTTCGCACCTGTGCGATGCCATCCTCGCCCAGGGCGGCAGCGCGGTGGCCGTCGACAACCTCGTCACCGGCGACCTGCGCAACATCGCGCACCTGCGCGAGAAGCCGAATTTCGAGTTCATGCAGCACGACGTCACCGTGCCCTTCGACGTGAAGGGCCAGGTCGACTACGTCCTGAACATGGCCTCGCCGGCCTCGCCCTTCGACTACGCGCGGCTGCCGATCGAGACCCTCCGCGTGGGCTCGCTGGGCACCGAGCACGGCTTGCAGCTCGCGCTGGCCAAGAAGGCCGTGTTCCTCCAGGCGTCCACCAGCGAGATCTACGGCGACCCGACCGTTCACCCGCAGCCCGAGAGCTACTGGGGCAACGTGAACTCCATCGGCCCGCGCAGCTGCTACGACGAGGCCAAGCGCTACGGCGAGGCCATCGTCATGGCGTACCACCGCACCCACGGCGTGAAGACGCGCATGGTCCGCATCTTCAACACCTACGGGCCGCGCATGCGCACCGAGGACGGCCGTGTGGTGCCCGCGTTCGTGAGCCAGGCGCTGCGCAACGAGGACTTCACCATCTTCGGCGACGGCAGCCAGACGCGCTCCTTCTGCTACGTGGACGACGAGGTGCGCGGCATCCTGCTCCTCGCGCAGTCGGACGTGGCGGAGCCGGTGAACATCGGCAACCCGAACGAGTTCACCATGCTCCAGCTCGCCGAGGTGGCGCGGAAGGTGACCGGCTGCACCTCCAAGACTTCCTTCAAGCCGCTGCCCAAGGACGATCCCAAGCAGCGCAAGCCCGACATCACCCGCGCCAAGCAGCTCCTCGGCTGGGAGCCGCAGATCCAGCTCGAAGAGGGATTGAAGCGCACGGTGGCGTGGTTCAAGACCCAGGTCTGAACCGTCCGGCTGCGCGCATTGTGGCGGCGGGGCGGGGTGGGCACCTTTGCACCGCGGAAAGAACTCGGGAGGCGGGCCGTGAAGATCCTGGTCACCGGTGGCGCGGGCTTCATCGGCTCGCATGTGTGCGACGCGTTCCTGGCCAAGGGCCATGAGGTCCACGCGCTCGACGATCTCTCGTCGGGCAAGCGCGAGAACCTCGACCCGAAGGTGAAGCTCACCGTCGCCGACATCCGCAGCAAGGACGCGCAGGAGCTGATCCTCGCGCAGCGCTTCGACGCCATGGCGCACCTCGCCGCGCAGATGGACGTGCGCCGCTCCGTGGCCGATCCGCGCTTCGACGCCGACGTGAACATCGGCGGCTTCATCAACCTGCTCGAGGCCTGCGTGAAGGCGGGCACGAAGCGCGTCGTCTTCTCGTCGACGGGCGGCGCCATCTACGGCGAGCAGGACGAGTTCCCCGCGAAGGAGTCGCACGCGACGCGGCCCGTGTCGCCGTACGGCACCAGCAAGGCCGCGGGCGAGCTGTACCTCGGCTACTACAAGGCGCAGTTCAACCTGGGCTACTGCGCGCTGCGCTACGCGAACGTGTACGGGCCGCGTCAGAACCCGCATGGCGAAGCGGGCGTGGTGGCCATCTTCTCCGAGCGACTGCTCGATGGCCGGCCGTGCACCATCTTCGGCGACGGCAAGCAG is part of the Deltaproteobacteria bacterium genome and harbors:
- a CDS encoding TonB C-terminal domain-containing protein, with the protein product MRSSSRRVQLAVLASVLLHGALAVFVLTRKPTPPPKWENAPLVIEIREKRAEKKPPPPAPLKPTEPPKKLSKSNKSPLPKAGSHTPQPPQLAEKPSAPPSAASPGAPEVPSAAPAVKAPNLADAATRSADRVAQNSLALEPPKLPPPPEDRSVQAPFVIDNPNERVASMLREPLGRDRVERGMYDPYFHQMGEAMSKQWQAEKKVDEKGLKGFLDEAARGLAVGAQQWMLAWQAAAEQYGKTGNPGDIDGPYDIDGRLKEHIPPGVTQTMPNQLSSSRIALVRITQGLNGKLLHVELVQPSIDPAMDAEVMRELKLGEMVLPVPPTKGMGIHDPIRSIWAFQLTVSIAPPAPMISGSFDIEALFDKKTREEMGGSLVDVRLPLSRRISKRVDLVSVE
- a CDS encoding M13 family metallopeptidase produces the protein MDRRLLMALTLAAGCTSAPTVITPPPPPAGIDATILDRSADPCADFYQFACGGWLARTEIPPDRPTWSRGFSEIQERNLAIEKQILEDYAAGQKLDDVPEAKKLGDYFAACMDEQAVEKANLAPLETELARLRVRDAASLEQAVARLQNDGIRALFTLGEDQDARDATQVVATLGQGGMGLPDRDYYLRDDPKTQRTRDAYLAHVQKMLELSGVAPADAQTQARSIFHLEKELATAALSRVDRRDPQKTYHRLELAGLTQLAPHFDWAALFVDLGHPGLKAINVSEPEFFKELDALVQATPPADWNAYLRWHLLNAAAPALPARFVDEDFAFTRELTGAPQNLPRWKRCVASTDKNLGFALAHAYVKRVFPPESRQVATDLVKEIESGFGSNLDGLAWMDAATKQKAQAKLSAVANQVGYPETWRSYDALEIQRDAYLRDVFAGRAFDLQYELDKVGRPVDKAEWHMTPPTVNAYYSDSLNQMVFLAGILQPPFFGRESAAPVNYGGIGMVVGHELTHGFDDKGRQFDASGNLADWWSPEAGKAFTERASCVQKQFDGYVAVDDVHVNGALTLGENIADLGGMKLSFAAMQAREAKTPSAAAEFTPEQAFFLGQAQAWCRKDREPYARLLATIDPHSPAKWRVVGPMSNLPQFAAAWHCPATAQMVRPAETRCEVW
- a CDS encoding DUF2804 domain-containing protein, whose amino-acid sequence is MSFDLDRLLPAAPTSPLDETGAPRIGAYAGSMEHVDLGPLRGTGLRGRLRQITREKRWTFVMLTSRDVVCCFAIVDLTYAANCFIFAADRHDKKMIVEKSFLGLPGVSAHVAERPGVGARASFSAKGAELHVERVGAKYLGTARVDDGKLSLNFTLDTQPAAPAVTLIVPVAGGILNCTQKWSALPAHGSLVVGERRYDLDGGFGGMDYTYGLLARETIWRWGFASGLATDGTPVGFNVGEGINSAVPGENALWFGNQPCYLPDVRFTFDRQNPLEPWRIQSDDGSVDLRFTGAGFHREARNLVVAASKFVQVAGEFSGKLRGRGGKVVEVQGLPGVVEDQFVRW
- a CDS encoding tetratricopeptide repeat protein codes for the protein MHVRVLLALALIGGCSTSKPAPQPTTPVEQGPAPLDELDKAHRADAAGDLAGARTHLETAIKWAPNLGIAHVDLADVLMRSGDEGPALAAAIDSGKRLEPTNPRLWRIAGMYAEDQGDAANAISAYETALRFQPGDLKSRFRLAGLYAGAGKVNESISAYQAVLAQDAADRRARLSLADELIKARDLSGAEAQLTLLTQQDPKNALYQQKLQALLVQEGKVAPEKNNRNLRPLRKSKR
- a CDS encoding protein kinase → METFDPGQPFGRYTLHALLGRGGMGEVFLATGPGVAGVEKRLAIKRLLPTLADDPGFVARFLDEARLVVQLCHGNIVPVFEAGQVGRDYFLAMELVDGLNLREVQRALRERSTLCPVPLAVLVAHEVARGLDYAHRKTAPDGTPLGIIHRDVSPQNVLLGYDGEVRLVDFGIAKATGRSQLTVTGGLLGKFGYMSPEQAMGYPLDGRSDLFALGAVLHELLTGAPLFDGATDPEVLRKVQDAVVAPPSLLRPDVPPELDALVLRLLARDPKDRFRNASEAEKQLGALRYLGTTGPQELSELLRGLYTPRPVSKLSLPGLEALPAPRNVTATMQPESRSELSDVSAARAIRPSRAPLFLLALAIPAAAAGGWFASKPVVTPAPIAVVEPPKHQPAPATVVQPPADPKPTPTPVAVVARPEPTKPTPHSRKQPVKARPGKPPVASSASTTPPIPDKAPEPKPDPEPVKLAPVPVVSVEPAKAQASGTLSLRIQPWGEVEVDGQSLGQTSALVKHTLSVGVHHVRVTNPVLNRESRFDVDVFAGQDNLQKVYLDR